The window GAGGAAAAACTGCACGGTTCGGTCGACGATGGCATCTCGTGATGGATCGATCTCGGCGTCGACTTGCCGCCAATTGTGCCCCGCATTTCGAATGATCATGACTTCGACGGGGGCTTTGATCGCATCCGCTTTTTGTTTCATGTGGTGAGCGTGTTTGACTGGGATGGTCGTGTCCTTGTCACCTTGGATCATCAGAAGTGGATGACTGTCCGCTCGCAGGTAATTGACCGGGCTCATCTCTCGGTAGAGTTCCAGTTTGTTTGCGGGGGACGAATTTGAACCCAGAATGCGAGGTCCAAATCGATCGCGGAAGTCGGCTCGGTCGTCGTGATTGAACAGTTCGGTCTTCTCGAAATCACTCGGGCCGTACCACGAAACCCCTGCCAGCATCGTGTAAGGCGTGGCCGCCAATTCCTTGTCGCCTGGCAGCGTTTCGGGCGATGTCAGCAACAGCATCTGAGCGATCTGACCGCCCGCCGAATCGCCCATGACGAAGAACTTCGTTGCATCCAGTCGAAGCGTTTCGCTGTGCTTGGCCAAATAACGCGCCGCGTCCTTTGAGTCGATGACGCAGTCCCGCATCATGACGCCGGTGTTTGGTTTGCAAAGCCGATAGTTCACCGAAGCCACGGCGAACCCGTGATCAAGCAGTTGCTGGAACACAACTTTGAATGAACCATTGGCCGCACCTTGTTTGCTGCCCGCGGCCCATCCGCCACCGTGGGTGTAAACGATCAATGGGCAAGGGAAACTGGCATCGTGTTGAGTGGGATAATAGAGGTCGAGCAGCAACTCCTTCTTGTCGACGGTCTTGTACACCAGATCGAGTTTGCGTTCTCCGCCGGTCTCCAGGTATCCGGTTCGGTCACGCCGGAGTTCGTCGATCGTCAGCTTGCCGTTCTGGTCCGTGTCGAGTTTGCGATAACGATTCCACGCACGTGTGTTTTCGGTTCGGTCCCAAACGCTGTTGTCGTTCTCGTCGAACTTCTGCAGCAAACGCGTCGCACGACCAAGTGATTCGCGATCGCGGTCCGGTTCGGATGCGGTCGCTTGTTCAGCGTCCGGTGTTGTGGCACTTGCAGGCGGCGTTGCCACGAACAGGTAGCTGCCGATGAGCAAGAGCGGGAGAAGGGGTTGGTGTCGAATCACGGCGTGGCATCTCATTGGGGTGATGGGAAGAGCGGGCTGCCTACGTTTGTCTATTTGCTCTTTCGTTTCGCTTGTCGTTTGAGAAACGGCTGTTTGTCATCCATCGAGATCGTACGATCGAACAGCGTGCCGTAGCGTTGGTAGTCGTTGTAATTGACGGCTTGCTGCTTCCATTTCGCGACCTCTTCGTCGTATCGCGTCCGCATGGTTTCTAAGACAGCGGAGCTTTCCGAATCGCTGGCCAAATTGACCAGTTCCAGTGGGTCGTTTTGCGTGTCAAACAGTTCTTCGGTGGGTTGCATCTGATCGTCGCCGTACCACCAGTACGTGTATTTGTAGCGTTTCGTCAGACATGTCAGGCTGTGAGTCGGCAGTGGGCCGAACACGTTGAT of the Rhodopirellula baltica SH 1 genome contains:
- a CDS encoding alpha/beta hydrolase fold domain-containing protein — protein: MLIGSYLFVATPPASATTPDAEQATASEPDRDRESLGRATRLLQKFDENDNSVWDRTENTRAWNRYRKLDTDQNGKLTIDELRRDRTGYLETGGERKLDLVYKTVDKKELLLDLYYPTQHDASFPCPLIVYTHGGGWAAGSKQGAANGSFKVVFQQLLDHGFAVASVNYRLCKPNTGVMMRDCVIDSKDAARYLAKHSETLRLDATKFFVMGDSAGGQIAQMLLLTSPETLPGDKELAATPYTMLAGVSWYGPSDFEKTELFNHDDRADFRDRFGPRILGSNSSPANKLELYREMSPVNYLRADSHPLLMIQGDKDTTIPVKHAHHMKQKADAIKAPVEVMIIRNAGHNWRQVDAEIDPSRDAIVDRTVQFFLDNLPH